A genomic window from Lycium barbarum isolate Lr01 chromosome 4, ASM1917538v2, whole genome shotgun sequence includes:
- the LOC132636309 gene encoding pirin-like protein has product MPPRSVVKKFLARPQHEGLGAVVRRSIGRFELRYFDPFLVLDEFSVSAPAGFPDHPHRGFETVTYMLQGAVTHEDFEGHKGRIEAGDLQWMTAGRGIVHSEMPAAEGTQKGLQLWINLSSKHKMIQPRYQEISSEDIAEAAKDGIKVRIIAGESLGAKSAIYTRTPTMYLDFTLKPGSHLHQPIPKSYNAFVYVLEGEGIFGPHESSSTSAHNLLLLGGSGDGLEAWNKSTKPLRFILVGGEPLGEPVAQLGPFVMNTQQEIDQTVEDFDNYTNGFEKAKHWRSQARILLDY; this is encoded by the exons ATGCCACCGCGTTCTGTTGTCAAGAAATTTCTCGCAAGGCCTCAGCATGAAGGACTTGGTGCTGTTGTTAGAAGAAGCATTGGAAG GTTTGAGTTGAGATACTTTGACCCTTTTCTTGTTTTGGATGAGTTCTCAGTTTCTGCTCCTGCTGGGTTTCCTGATCATCCACATAGAG GCTTTGAAACGGTCACCTACATGTTGCAG GGAGCTGTGACACATGAAGATTTTGAAGGCCACAAAGGAAGGATTGAAGCTGGTGATTTACAGTGGATGACAGCTGGAAGAGGAATAGTTCATTCTGAAATGCCTGCAGCTGAGGGAACTCAAAAGGGTTTACAGTTGTGGATTAATCTCTCCTCCAAACATAAAAT GATACAACCAAGGTACCAAGAGATATCAAGCGAAGACATTGCAGAAGCAGCAAAAGATGGGATCAAGGTGAGAATAATAGCAGGGGAATCATTAGGAGCAAAATCAGCCATATATACAAGGACTCCAACAATGTATTTGGATTTCACTCTAAAGCCAGGATCCCATCTTCATCAACCAATTCCAAAATCATACAATGCATTTGTGTATGTCTTGGAAGGAGAGGGAATTTTTGGGCCTCATGAATCCTCATCAACATCAGCACATAATCTCCTTTTATTGGGTGGTTCTGGTGATGGACTTGAGGCATGGAACAAATCAACAAAGCCCTTAAGGTTCATATTGGTGGGTGGTGAACCATTGGGTGAACCAGTAGCACAACTGGGGCCTTTTGTCATGAATACTCAACAAGAGATTGACCAAACTGTAGAAGATTTTGATAATTATACTAATGGTTTTGAAAAAGCCAAGCACTGGAGGTCTCAAGCCAGAATTCTCCTTGACTATTAG